One segment of Meriones unguiculatus strain TT.TT164.6M chromosome 3, Bangor_MerUng_6.1, whole genome shotgun sequence DNA contains the following:
- the Adprs gene encoding ADP-ribosylhydrolase ARH3 isoform X1 produces MAAAAAMTAAGGGAGAARSLSRFRGCLAGALLGDCVGAVYEAHDTVSLTSVLHHVQSLEPDPGTPGSARTETLYYTDDTAMARALVQSLLAKEAFDEVDMAHRFAQEYKKDPDRGYGAGVITVFKKLLSPKCRDVYEPARAQFNGKGSYGNGGAMRVAGIPLAYSSIQDVQKFARLSAQLTHASSLGYNGAILQALAVHLALQGISSSEHFLEQLLGHMEELEGDAQSVLDAKELGMEERPYSSRLRKVGELLDQDVVSREEVVSELGNGIAAFESVPTAIYCFLRCMEPDPEIPPTFNSLQRTLIYSISLGGDTDTIATMAGAIAGAYYGMEQVPESWQQSCEGYEETDVLAQSLHRVFQESL; encoded by the exons atggcggcggcggcggcgatgacggcggcgggcggcggggcTGGTGCGGCCCGCTCCCTCTCCCGCTTCCGAGGCTGCCTGGCGGGCGCGCTGCTGGGAGACTGCGTGGGCGCTGTCTACGAGGCGCATGATACCGTCAGCCTGACGTCAGTCCTGCATCACGTCCAGAGCCTGGAGCCGGACCCGGGCACGCCGGGCAGCGCGCGGACAG AAACACTATACTACACAGATGACACCGCCATGGCCAGGGCCCTGGTGCAGTCCCTCCTGGCCAAGGAGGCCTTCGACGAGGTGGACATGGCTCACAG GTTTGCTCAAGAATACAAGAAGGACCCTGACAGAGGGTATGGGGCTGGAGTCATCACTGTCTTCAAGAAGCTCCTGAGCCCCAAGTGCCGTGACGTCTATGAGCCTGCCCGGGCCCAGTTCAATGGAAAGGGCTCCTATGGCAATGGGGGTGCCATGCGGGTGGCGGGCATCCCGCTGGCCTACAGCAGCATCCAAGATGTACAGAAG TTTGCCCGGCTCTCAGCCCAGCTGACCCATGCCTCCTCCCTGGGTTACAACGGAGCCATCCTGCAGGCCCTGGCCGTGCACCTAGCTCTGCAGGGCATATCGTCCAGTGAGCACTTCCTAGAGCAGCTTCTGGGCCACATGGAGGAGCTGGAGGGTGATGCCCAGTCGGTCCTGGACGCTAAGGA GTTGGGTATGGAGGAGCGCCCATATTCCAGCAGGCTGAGGAAGGTTGGAGAGCTGCTGGATCAAGACGTGGTGAGCCGAGAGGAAGTAGTGTCTGAGCTAG GGAATGGCATTGCTGCCTTTGAATCTGTGCCCACCGCCATCTACTGCTTCCTGCGCTGCATGGAGCCCGATCCTGAGATCCCCCCCACCTTCAACAGCCTCCAGAGGACCCTCATCTATTCCATCTCCCTTGGTGGGGACACAGACACCATAGCCACCATGGCCGGGGCCATTGCTGGAGCTTACTATGGGATGGAGCAGGTGCCAGAGAGCTGGCAGCAAAGCTGTGAGGGCTATGAGGAGACAGACGTCCTGGCCCAGAGCCTGCATCGAGTCTTCCAAGAGAGCCTGTGA
- the Adprs gene encoding ADP-ribosylhydrolase ARH3 isoform X2 codes for MAAAAAMTAAGGGAGAARSLSRFRGCLAGALLGDCVGAVYEAHDTVSLTSVLHHVQSLEPDPGTPGSARTETLYYTDDTAMARALVQSLLAKEAFDEVDMAHRFAQEYKKDPDRGYGAGVITVFKKLLSPKCRDVYEPARAQFNGKGSYGNGGAMRVAGIPLAYSSIQDVQKFARLSAQLTHASSLGYNGAILQALAVHLALQGISSSEHFLEQLLGHMEELEGDAQSVLDAKELGMEERPYSSRLRKVGELLDQDVGMALLPLNLCPPPSTASCAAWSPILRSPPPSTASRGPSSIPSPLVGTQTP; via the exons atggcggcggcggcggcgatgacggcggcgggcggcggggcTGGTGCGGCCCGCTCCCTCTCCCGCTTCCGAGGCTGCCTGGCGGGCGCGCTGCTGGGAGACTGCGTGGGCGCTGTCTACGAGGCGCATGATACCGTCAGCCTGACGTCAGTCCTGCATCACGTCCAGAGCCTGGAGCCGGACCCGGGCACGCCGGGCAGCGCGCGGACAG AAACACTATACTACACAGATGACACCGCCATGGCCAGGGCCCTGGTGCAGTCCCTCCTGGCCAAGGAGGCCTTCGACGAGGTGGACATGGCTCACAG GTTTGCTCAAGAATACAAGAAGGACCCTGACAGAGGGTATGGGGCTGGAGTCATCACTGTCTTCAAGAAGCTCCTGAGCCCCAAGTGCCGTGACGTCTATGAGCCTGCCCGGGCCCAGTTCAATGGAAAGGGCTCCTATGGCAATGGGGGTGCCATGCGGGTGGCGGGCATCCCGCTGGCCTACAGCAGCATCCAAGATGTACAGAAG TTTGCCCGGCTCTCAGCCCAGCTGACCCATGCCTCCTCCCTGGGTTACAACGGAGCCATCCTGCAGGCCCTGGCCGTGCACCTAGCTCTGCAGGGCATATCGTCCAGTGAGCACTTCCTAGAGCAGCTTCTGGGCCACATGGAGGAGCTGGAGGGTGATGCCCAGTCGGTCCTGGACGCTAAGGA GTTGGGTATGGAGGAGCGCCCATATTCCAGCAGGCTGAGGAAGGTTGGAGAGCTGCTGGATCAAGACGTG GGAATGGCATTGCTGCCTTTGAATCTGTGCCCACCGCCATCTACTGCTTCCTGCGCTGCATGGAGCCCGATCCTGAGATCCCCCCCACCTTCAACAGCCTCCAGAGGACCCTCATCTATTCCATCTCCCTTGGTGGGGACACAGACACCATAG
- the LOC132652734 gene encoding NADH dehydrogenase [ubiquinone] 1 beta subcomplex subunit 1-like encodes MRNLVQLVHDHWVHVLVANGFVFGCYLDQRDDEKLTAFWNKSMLFQRELRSSEEVTWK; translated from the coding sequence ATGAGGAACTTAGTTCAGCTGGTCCATGACCACTGGGTTCATGTACTTGTCGCTAATGGCTTTGTCTTTGGATGTTATCTAGACCAGAGGGATGATGAAAAGCTGACGGCCTTCTGGAATAAGAGCATGCTATTTCAAAGGGAACTGAGGTCCAGTGAAGAAGTTACTTGGAAGTAA
- the Col8a2 gene encoding collagen alpha-2(VIII) chain yields MRGPLMALPSLLLLLLGCRPRGSSGGGAGGAGYAPVKYVQPMQKGPVGPPFREGKGQYLEMPLPLLPMDLKGEPGPPGKPGPRGPPGPPGFPGKPGTGKPGLHGQPGPAGPPGFSRMGKAGPPGLPGKVGPPGQPGLRGEPGIRGDQGLRGPPGPPGLPGPSGITVPGKPGAQGVPGPPGFRGEPGPQGEPGPRGDRGLKGDNGVGQPGLPGAPGQAGAPGPPGLPGPAGLGKPGLDGIPGAPGDKGDSGPPGVPGSRGEPGAVGPKGPPGVDGVGVPGAAGVPGPQGPVGAKGEPGPRGPPGLIGPIGYGMPGKPGPKGDRGPAGAPGLLGDRGEPGEDGEPGEQGPQGLGGPPGLPGSAGLPGRRGPPGPKGEVGPGGPPGVPGIRGDQGPNGLAGKPGLPGERGLPGAHGPPGPTGPKGEPGFTGRPGGPGVAGALGQKGDLGLPGQPGLRGPSGIPGLQGPAGPIGPQGLPGLKGEPGLPGPPGEGKVGEPGSAGPTGPPGVPGSPGLTGPPGPPGPPGPPGAPGAFDETGIAGLHLPNGGVEGAVLGKGGKPQFGLGELSAHATPAFTAVLTSPFPASGMPVRFDRTLYNGHSGYNPATGIFTCPVGGVYYFAYHVHVKGTNVWVALYKNNVPATYTYDEYKKGYLDQASGGAVLQLRPNDQVWVQMPSDQANGLYSTEYIHSSFSGFLLCPT; encoded by the exons ATGCGGGGGCCGCTGATGGCCCTGCCTtcgctgctgttgttgctgttggggTGCAGGCCACGAGGGTCCTCTGGCGGCGGAGCTGGGGGCGCTGGTTATGCCCCTGTGAAGTATGTGCAGCCCATGCAGAAGGGACCAGTGGGACCGCCTTTCCGAGAGGGCAAGGGCCAGTACTTGG aaATGCCTCTACCGCTGCTGCCGATGGACTTGAAAGGAGAGCCAGGCCCCCCTGGGAAGCCGGGACCTCGGGGTCCTCCTGGGCCACCCGGCTTCCCAGGAAAGCCAGGGACTGGAAAACCTGGGCTCCATGGGCAGCCAGGCCCTGCTGGGCCCCCTGGCTTCTCCCGGATGGGCAAAGCTGGTCCCCCAGGGCTCCCAGGCAAGGTTGGACCACCGGGGCAGCCAGGGCTGCGAGGGGAGCCAGGGATACGAGGGGACCAGGGCCTTAGGGGGCCCCCAGGACCTCCTGGCCTTCCGGGTCCTTCAGGCATTACTGTCCCTGGAAAACCAGGTGCCCAGGGAGTTCCAGGGCCTCCAGGATTTAGGGGGGAGCCAGGACCCCAGGGAGAGCCTGGACCCCGAGGAGATAGGGGCCTCAAAGGGGATAATGGAGTGGGCCAGCCAGGATTGCCTGGGGCCCCTGGGCAGGCAGGTGCCCCTGGGCCCCCTGGGCTGCCTGGTCCAGCTGGCTTGGGCAAACCAGGTTTGGATGGGATTCCAGGAGCCCCTGGAGACAAAGGTGATTCTGGCCCCCCTGGCGTTCCAGGATCTAGGGGAGAGCCAGGAGCTGTGGGTCCAAAAGGGCCCCCTGGGGTAGATGGTGTCGGGGTGCCAGGGGCAGCTGGGGTACCAGGGCCACAGGGCCCAGTAGGGGCTAAAGGGGAGCCAGGACCCCGGGGCCCCCCTGGCCTGATAGGTCCTATTGGCTATGGAATGCCAGGAAAACCAGGACCTAAGGGAGACAGGGGCCCAGCTGGGGCCCCGGGGCTCTTGGGGGACAGAGGGGAGCCAGGAGAGGATGGGGAGCCAGGAGAGCAGGGTCCACAGGGCCTCGGAGGTCCACCTGGCCTTCCTGGGTCTGCAGGGCTTCCTGGTAGACGTGGTCCCCCCGGGCCCAAGGGAGAGGTAGGACCTGGAGGTCCCCCAGGAGTGCCTGGCATTCGGGGTGACCAAGGACCTAATGGCCTGGCTGGAAAGCCTGGGCTCCCTGGAGAGAGGGGACTTCCTGGGGCCCACGGACCCCCTGGACCAACTGGGCCCAAGGGTGAGCCAGGTTTTACAGGTCGCCCTGGTGGGCCTGGGGTGGCAGGAGCCCTTGGACAGAAAGGTGACTTGGGGCTTCCTGGGCAGCCTGGCCTGCGGGGCCCTTCTGGAATCCCAGGACTCCAGGGCCCAGCTGGCCCTATTGGGCCCCAGGGTCTGCCGGGCTTGAAGGGTGAACCAGGCCTTCCAGGGCCTCCTGGAGAGGGGAAAGTGGGGGAACCTGGCTCTGCTGGGCCCACAGGGCCCCCTGGGGTCCCTGGCTCCCCGGGACTCACAGGTCCTCCTGGGCCCCCTGGCCCCCCTGGGCCTCCTGGGGCCCCTGGGGCCTTTGATGAGACTGGCATTGCAGGCTTGCATCTGCCCAATGGTGGTGTGGAGGGGGCTGTCCTGGGCAAAGGAGGCAAGCCGCAATTTGGGCTGGGTGAGCTGTCAGCCCATGCCACTCCAGCCTTCACCGCGGTGCTCACCTCCCCCTTCCCGGCCTCAGGCATGCCAGTTAGGTTTGACCGGACTCTCTACAATGGCCACAGCGGCTACAACCCAGCTACTGGCATCTTCACCTGCCCGGTGGGAGGCGTCTACTACTTTGCTTACCATGTACACGTCAAGGGCACCAATGTGTGGGTAGCCCTGTACAAGAACAACGTGCCGGCCACCTACACCTACGATGAGTACAAGAAGGGCTATCTGGACCAGGCGTCAGGAGGCGCTGTGCTCCAGCTGCGGCCCAACGACCAGGTGTGGGTGCAGATGCCCTCAGACCAGGCCAATGGCCTCTACTCCACTGAGTACATTCATTCTTCCTTCTCAGGATTCTTGCTCTGTCCCACATAA